One stretch of Passer domesticus isolate bPasDom1 chromosome 2, bPasDom1.hap1, whole genome shotgun sequence DNA includes these proteins:
- the DGAT2 gene encoding diacylglycerol O-acyltransferase 2, producing the protein MKQGMKQPVQGAGLCLVSPLLSLSRAEIDIAGTKRFPHLQAWAEGPGNPAGLGRARPSTLPPSPPPPPPWAIYGYTAPVSPARWLHWGCGAWGAPPSHGPARVVTAPPAMKTIIAAYSGVLRGTGSNILSALQDLLWLLKSKVEKQLQIISVLQWVLTFLVMGIACTLILMYILCTDCWAIAALYLAWLVFDWNTPKKGGRRSQWVRNWAIWRYFRDYFPIRLVKTHNLLTTRNYIFGYHPHGIMGLGAFCNFSTEATGVGQKFPGIRPYLATLAGNFRMPILRDYLMSGGICPVNRDSIDYILSKNGSGNAIIIVVGGAAESLNCTPGKNSVTLKNRKGFVKLALRHGADLVPVYSFGENEVYKQVIFEEGSWGRWVQKKFQKHIGFAPCIFHGRGLFSSNTWGLLPYSKPITTVVGEPITIPKIDSPSQKDVDFYHSIYVDSLIKLFDKYKSKFGLPETEVLEVN; encoded by the exons ATGAAACAGGGCATGAAACAGCCTGTACAGGGGGCGGGCCTCTGCTTGGTCTCCCCGCTCCTATCCCTATCCCGTGCAGAAATCGACATCGCCGGGACCAAGCGCTTCCCCCACCTTCaggcctgggctgagggacccGGCAacccggccgggctgggccgggcccgcccctccaCCCTCCCTccgtctcctcctcctcctcctccctgggctaTATATGGATACACGGCTCCCGTCTCTCCTGCTCGCTGGCTGCACTGGGGCTGCGGAGCGTGGGGGGCTCCTCCATCCCATGGCCCTGCCCGAGTCGTGACCGCGCCCCCCGCCATGAAGACCATCATCGCCGCCTACTCCGGCGTGCTCCGAG gCACGGGATCGAACattctttctgctctgcaggATTTGTTGTGGCTATTGAAATCCAAAGTAGAGAAACAACTCCAAATCATCTCTGTGCTGCAATGGGTTCTCACTTTCCTTGTCATGG GTATTGCTTGCACTTTAATCCTCATGTATATACTGTGTACAGATTGCTGGGCGATTGCTGCTCTATATTTAGCCTGGCTGGTATTTGACTGGAATACACCAAAGAAAG GGGGAAGAAGATCCCAGTGGGTGAGAAACTGGGCTATATGGAGGTACTTCAGGGATTATTTTCCAATAAGA ctGGTTAAAACCCACAATCTGCTGACCACCAGGAATTACATTTTTGGGTACCATCCACATGGCATCATGGGCTTGGGTGCCTTTTGCAACTTCAGCACAGAGGCCACGGGTGTCGGCCAGAAATTCCCTGGGATCCGACCATACCTTGCTACCCTGGCTGGGAACTTCAGGATGCCAATATTGAGGGACTACTTAATGTCTGGTG GTATATGTCCTGTGAACCGTGACAGCATAGACTACATCTTGTCCAAGAATGGCAGTGGCAATGCCATCATCATCGTGGTGGGAggggcagcagagtccctgaaCTGCACCCCAGGGAAGAACTCCGTGACGCTGAAGAACCGGAAGGGATTTGTGAAACTGGCTCTACGGCATGG aGCGGACTTGGTTCCTGTCTACTCCTTTGGGGAAAATGAAGTGTACAAGCAGGTGATCTTTGAAGAGGGTTCCTGGGGAAGATGGGTTCAGAAGAAGTTCCAGAAGCACATTGGCTTTGCTCCATGCATCTTTCATGGCCGTGGCCTCTTCTCCTCCAACACCTGGGGGTTGTTACCCTACTCCAAGCCCATCACTACTGTTG TTGGAGAGCCCATCACCATACCCAAAATTGACAGTCCATCACAGAAGGATGTGGACTTCTACCATAGCATATATGTGGACTCGCTGATCAAACTCTTCGACAAATACAAGAGCAAATTTGGCCTGCCGGAGACTGAGGTCTTGGAAGTCAACTGA